The following coding sequences are from one Neurospora crassa OR74A linkage group I, whole genome shotgun sequence window:
- the eat-5 gene encoding encodes anonymous transcript-5 protein, with protein sequence MFAQRQMFFARLAANLRAPAVRQTVQRRFASTPANESGKNAFVREREAVKQHAAETTELWRKISLYGIPPALALAGYNAYTLYNEHWEHWSHLPPLEERTEYPYQNIRTRNYPWGDGDKTLFWNESVNYHNRDKVT encoded by the exons ATGTTCGCCCAACGCCAGATGTTCTTCGCGCGCCTCGCCGCCAACCTTCGCGCCCCCGCGGTCCGCCAGACCGTCCAGCGCCGCTTCGCCAGCACCCCTGCCAACGAGTCCGGCAAGAACGCCTTCGTCCGCGAGCGTGAGGCCGTCAAGCAGCACGCCGCTGAGACCACCG AGCTCTGGCGCAAGATCTCTCTCTA CGGCATTCCCCCtgccctcgccctcgccgGATACAACGCCTACACCCTCTACAACGAGCACTGGGAGCACTGGTcccacctccctccccttgAGGAGCGCACCGAGTACCCCTACCAGAACATCCGCACCCGCAACTACCCCTGGGGCGATGGTGACAAGACTCTCTT CTGGAACGAGTCTGTCAACTACCACAACCGCGACAAGGTCACGTAA
- the eat-6 gene encoding anaphase-promoting complex subunit Apc5, whose amino-acid sequence MARYLTPAKIGLLALIELYVEETVPNDAIIPVLSFLTSHILDSDLQSTMTTTPGAANRWQRAERSIGLVVSIKDFEDLLLPFPAVDRLPGRRLWDRFLEKLWGIDSLDALQTFFSRQPRVLTRTREELRQMTELGEELPSGILLARNSPLGAFVRKAVLEFTRLQFHHSAELWKAFVKYRQPTVSYWRRRNPQCGRLSFDSVLMESQHEWGSFTDGIAVTAYGGLLMDEEDGALPVSTDDIESLLEFQIDQIQKYGARVPAEIKAKFHAMLRDSHVVPSLSHYLNFSDAWRSGDYPSAFDYLHRYFDYTMQNRDRLFYHYALMNLAIVQSDFGCHKEAMATMLETISTARENKDNTCLNFCLNWFYHFGRAHPDLVQDLEANSMIGSGKEALAFLRAKAKETGMLVLRSSALLSEAKLNMANGESIAGAMEHLVRSSHIIVERNMKSLIGSQLSVTTSLWDRLGISYLSTMTSEVFLRVHAPSACFDDELKMVCRLAGTFAGKGKYNEAFAKLEDGIDKNLLRAAKPNQYWHLYRGLVKLRRDLHHNDLDTAETLLAQLLQIGSEELDPDVVFIIDSLHIEALIRRKDFDAAYEKIERLIAKFRDDHRDLSLRIRLLLAKAHLFDCMGRPERGFSITMRAASLAWRARLLTLLWQAVGALANILNAMGEFTAAVQLVEAVLPRSMESENAFNTGILYSILADARMGQAGKAAKARQAMTTTGETTGAAASLMSNKKIDLFTKAHEALECAFNHFSAAEDLEKQCETLAKRATLMKVLGDHARAEEYAARYMALKRQSSSGEHSSVWSTDTGTP is encoded by the exons ATGGCACGCTATCTCACGCCGGCCAAGATTGGCCTCCTAGCTCTGATTGAGCTTTATGTCGAAGAAACGGTACCTAACGACGCGATCATTCCGGTCCTGAGCTTCCTCACCTCTCACATCCTCGACAGCGATTTGCAAAGCACGATGACAACTACGCCAGGCGCAGCAAACCGGTGGCAGAGAGCTGAGCGTAGCATCGGACTGGTCGTTTCCATCAAAGATTTTGAGGACCTCTTACTTCCCTTTCCGGCGGTCGATCGACTGCCCGGCCGTCGTCTGTGGGACAGGTTTTTGGAGAAGCTGTGGGGCATCGATTCTCTCGATGCATTGCAAACATTCTTCTCCCGTCAGCCACGAGTGTTGACGCGAACTAGAGAAGAGCTGCGGCAGATGACAGAGCTTGGAGAGGAACTGCCGTCCGGGATACTTTTGGCGCGGAACTCGCCCTTGGGAGCTTTCGTAAGGAAGGCGGTGTTGGAGTTCACGAGGCTACAGTTTCATCACTCGGCGGAGCTATGGAAGGCGTTCGTCAAGTACCGCCAGCCTACGGTTTCCTACTGGAGAAGACGGAATCCTCAGTGCGGGAGACTCAGTTTCGACTCGGTATTGATGGAGAGCCAGCATGAATGGGGATCTTTCACAGATGGAATTGCTGTGACGGCATACGGTGGCTTGCTcatggatgaagaagacggcgCGCTACCGGTCAGCACAGACGACATCGAAAGCCTCCTTGAGTTCCAGATCGATCAGATACAGA AGTATGGCGCAAGAGTACCCGCAGAAATCAAGGCCAAGTTCCACGCCATGTTGAGAGACAGCCACGTCGTTCCGAGTCTGTCCCATTATCTCAA CTTCTCAGATGCTTGGAGATCCGGTGATTATCCATCAGCGTTTGACTACTTGCACAGATACTTCGACTACACCATGCAGAACCGCGACCGTCTTTTCTACCACTACGCCCTCATGAACCTGGCAATCGTACAGTCGGACTTTGGCTGCCATAAGGAGGCAATGGCAACCATGCTCGAGACCATTTCCACCGCTCGAGAGAACAAGGACAACACTTGTCTTAACTTCTGTCTCAACTGGTTCTATCATTTTGGCCGAGCACACCCAGATCTCGTCCAGGATCTCGAGGCCAACAGCATGATCGGGAGCGGTAAGGAAGCTCTCGCCTTCCTCCGAGCGAAAGCCAAAGAAACCGGCATGCTCGTGCTCCGGAGTTCCGCCCTCCTTAGCGAAGCCAAGCTCAACATGGCCAACGGCGAAAGCATTGCCGGCGCCATGGAACACCTCGTGCGCAGTTCACATATCATCGTCGAAAGAAACATGAAGAGCCTCATCGGCTCGCAACTATCCGTCACCACCTCGCTCTGGGACCGACTCGGCATCTCCTACCTCTCCACCATGACCAGTGAGGTCTTTTTGCGCGTCCACGCCCCAAGCGCTTGCTTCGACGACGAGCTCAAGATGGTCTGCCGGCTAGCCGGCACCTTCGCCGGCAAGGGCAAGTACAACGAAGCCTTCGCCAAGCTCGAGGACGGCATCGACAAGAACTTGCTCCGCGCCGCCAAGCCTAACCAGTACTGGCACCTCTACCGCGGGCTTGTCAAGCTGCGGCGCGACCTGCACCACAACGACCTCGACACGGCCGAGACGCTGCTCGCGCAGCTGCTGCAGATCGGCTCCGAGGAGCTCGATCCAGATGTGGTGTTCATTATCGACTCGCTGCACATCGAGGCACTGATCCGGCGCAAGGACTTTGACGCCGCGTACGAAAAGATCGAGCGGCTGATCGCCAAGTTTCGTGATGACCACCGGGACTTGTCTCTGCGTATTCGGCTACTGCTGGCTAAGGCGCACCTCTTTGACTGCATGGGCAGACCGGAAAGGGGGTTCTCAATCACCATGCGCGCGGCGAGCCTTGCGTGGCGTGCGCGGCTGCTCACCCTTCTCTGGCAGGCGGTTGGCGCTCTGGCCAACATACTGAATGCGATGGGCGAGTTCACTGCCGCTGTGCAGCTAGTAGAAGCAGTGCTGCCGCGCTCGATGGAGTCGGAGAATGCTTTCAACACAGGCATACTGTATAGTATCCTGGCGGATGCCAGGATGGGACAGGCTGGAAAAGCTGCAAAGGCCAGGCaggcgatgacgacgacgggagAAACAACAGGAGCGGCGGCGAGCTTGATGAGCAACAAAAAAATCGACCTCTTTACGAAGGCACACGAGGCGCTGGAGTGTGCGTTCAACCACTTCTCTGCGGCGGAAGATCTGGAGAAGCAGTGCGAGACGTTGGCGAAGAGGGCGACGCTAATGAAAGTGCTGGGGGATCATGCTCGAGCGGAGGAGTATGCGGCGCGGTATATGGCATTGAAGAGGCAGAGCTCGTCGGGCGAGCATTCTAGTGTATGGTCGACAGATACAGGTACGCCATAA
- the eat-5 gene encoding encodes anonymous transcript-5 protein, variant: MLTGSRHIELWRKISLYGIPPALALAGYNAYTLYNEHWEHWSHLPPLEERTEYPYQNIRTRNYPWGDGDKTLFWNESVNYHNRDKVT, translated from the exons ATGCTAACCGGGAGTCGCCATATAGAGCTCTGGCGCAAGATCTCTCTCTA CGGCATTCCCCCtgccctcgccctcgccgGATACAACGCCTACACCCTCTACAACGAGCACTGGGAGCACTGGTcccacctccctccccttgAGGAGCGCACCGAGTACCCCTACCAGAACATCCGCACCCGCAACTACCCCTGGGGCGATGGTGACAAGACTCTCTT CTGGAACGAGTCTGTCAACTACCACAACCGCGACAAGGTCACGTAA